A genomic region of Gemmatimonadota bacterium contains the following coding sequences:
- a CDS encoding cell division protein FtsZ translates to MFEFEDTILRDARMRVVGVGGGGNNAVNRMIDEELEGVEFISVNTDSQALKAAKSQLKIQIGKQLTRGLGAGARPEIGRQAIEESREEMTKVLEGSDLVFITAGMGGGTGTGAAPVIAEIARETGALTIAIVTKPFAFEGKKRMRQA, encoded by the coding sequence ATCTTCGAGTTCGAGGACACGATCCTGAGGGACGCGCGCATGCGTGTGGTGGGCGTGGGCGGCGGCGGCAACAACGCGGTCAACCGCATGATCGACGAAGAACTCGAAGGCGTCGAGTTCATCAGCGTGAATACCGATTCGCAGGCGCTCAAAGCGGCCAAGTCGCAGCTCAAGATCCAGATCGGCAAGCAGCTCACGCGCGGCCTGGGGGCGGGCGCGCGACCCGAGATCGGCCGGCAGGCCATCGAGGAGAGCCGCGAGGAAATGACCAAGGTGCTGGAGGGCTCCGATCTGGTGTTCATCACCGCCGGGATGGGCGGCGGCACTGGCACGGGCGCGGCTCCGGTCATCGCCGAAATAGCGCGCGAGACGGGCGCGCTGACCATCGCGATAGTGACCAAGCCGTTCGCCTTCGAGGGCAAGAAGCGCATGCGGCAGGCCGA
- the ftsA gene encoding cell division protein FtsA gives MTARLVAGLDIGSTKTCAVIAEVVGDGPDAELKVLGVGEVTSAGVRREVVTDLEETTESVRGALKEAELMAGASVERLHVGIAGRHIDANSSAGIVAVGGEEIGEPDVERVQEVARAVVVPGDRELLHALPQEYIVDHQGGIRDPRGMVGTRLETEVYLITAEAAACQNLRKAVSRAGYAAEALVHEPLAGARAVITEDEREIGVALVDLGGGTTEVAVFRDGRIEKLGTVPLGGGVVTADLVKGLALPFHEAERAKREHGVAFAQLVDPRETVELPGPGPEGKRSVSRELIAHIVEQRLDEILGLAAEEIVDPDGETLGAGVVLTGGGATLDGTVEVAQHAFGMPVRVGTPGARLVGLADSVRRPKFATAVGLALHAAETGSAADGGAMGRMLNWVREFF, from the coding sequence ATGACCGCGCGGCTGGTTGCGGGGCTGGACATCGGGTCCACCAAGACGTGCGCAGTGATCGCCGAGGTGGTTGGTGATGGGCCGGACGCCGAGCTGAAGGTGCTGGGCGTGGGCGAAGTCACCAGCGCGGGCGTGCGGCGCGAGGTGGTGACCGACCTGGAGGAGACGACGGAGTCCGTGCGGGGCGCGCTCAAGGAGGCCGAGCTCATGGCGGGCGCCAGCGTGGAGCGGCTGCACGTCGGCATAGCCGGCCGGCACATCGACGCCAACTCGTCGGCGGGGATCGTCGCGGTGGGAGGCGAGGAGATCGGCGAGCCCGACGTGGAGCGGGTGCAGGAAGTCGCCCGCGCGGTCGTGGTCCCGGGGGACCGCGAGCTCCTCCACGCGCTGCCGCAGGAATACATCGTCGACCACCAGGGCGGCATCCGCGACCCGCGCGGGATGGTCGGGACGCGTCTGGAGACCGAGGTCTATCTGATCACCGCCGAGGCCGCGGCGTGCCAGAACCTGCGCAAGGCGGTATCCCGCGCCGGGTACGCCGCGGAGGCGCTCGTGCACGAGCCGCTGGCGGGAGCGCGCGCGGTCATCACCGAAGACGAGCGCGAGATAGGCGTGGCGCTGGTCGATCTGGGCGGCGGCACAACGGAGGTGGCGGTTTTCCGGGACGGGCGCATCGAGAAGCTCGGCACGGTGCCGCTGGGCGGAGGGGTGGTGACCGCCGACCTGGTGAAGGGGCTCGCGTTGCCGTTCCACGAAGCCGAGCGAGCCAAGCGCGAGCACGGGGTGGCGTTCGCGCAGCTCGTGGACCCGCGTGAAACGGTGGAATTGCCCGGGCCCGGGCCCGAAGGGAAGCGCAGCGTCTCGCGTGAATTGATCGCGCACATCGTGGAGCAAAGGCTGGATGAGATCCTGGGCCTGGCGGCCGAGGAGATAGTCGACCCGGACGGCGAGACGCTGGGCGCCGGGGTCGTGCTCACGGGTGGAGGCGCCACGTTGGATGGCACCGTGGAGGTGGCCCAGCACGCGTTCGGCATGCCCGTGCGAGTCGGCACGCCGGGTGCCCGCCTGGTGGGCCTGGCCGATTCGGTCCGCAGGCCGAAATTCGCCACCGCCGTGGGGCTGGCGTTGCACGCCGCGGAAACGGGAAGCGCAGCCGACGGCGGCGCGATGGGCAGGATGCTCAACTGGGTTCGGGAGTTCTTTTAG